Proteins encoded by one window of Acuticoccus sp. MNP-M23:
- the pyrF gene encoding orotidine-5'-phosphate decarboxylase — MIFDTPKSRLILALDFADTAKAEALVKATEGMVGVYKIGFECALAGGIDLARELVESGHHVFLDMKLLDIANTVASAVRSAGKLGVDFLTVHAYPQAIAAAVAARPEGLQIVAVTVLTSLDDGDLAEAGYALSTEALAKRRIETAAALGADCIVCSPREAVHAHRSGLTVITPGVRLPEDSPGDQKRVATPQVAIRNGADAVVVGRPINASPAPDEAAARYVEAIREGLASRPAKAAAPSPKAARR; from the coding sequence ATGATTTTCGACACGCCCAAGAGCCGCCTGATCCTGGCACTCGACTTTGCCGACACCGCGAAAGCCGAAGCTTTGGTGAAGGCGACGGAGGGGATGGTGGGCGTTTACAAGATCGGCTTCGAGTGCGCGCTGGCAGGCGGGATCGACCTTGCGCGTGAGCTGGTAGAGTCCGGCCACCACGTCTTCCTCGACATGAAGCTTCTCGACATTGCCAACACGGTGGCCTCCGCCGTGCGCTCGGCGGGCAAGCTCGGCGTCGATTTTCTCACCGTCCACGCCTACCCGCAGGCGATCGCCGCCGCCGTGGCCGCGCGCCCGGAGGGGCTCCAGATCGTGGCGGTGACGGTGCTGACGTCGCTCGACGACGGCGACCTTGCGGAAGCGGGCTACGCGCTCTCCACCGAGGCGCTGGCAAAGCGGCGGATCGAGACGGCGGCAGCGCTGGGGGCGGACTGCATCGTCTGCTCGCCGCGGGAGGCGGTCCACGCCCACCGCTCGGGGCTGACGGTCATCACCCCCGGCGTGCGGCTGCCGGAAGATTCGCCGGGCGATCAGAAGCGCGTCGCGACGCCGCAGGTGGCAATCCGCAATGGCGCCGACGCGGTGGTGGTGGGCCGGCCGATCAACGCTTCGCCAGCGCCCGATGAGGCCGCCGCGCGTTATGTCGAGGCTATCCGCGAGGGGTTGGCCTCACGCCCGGCCAAGGCGGCCGCGCCTTCCCCCAAAGCTGCACGGCGCTAG